One window from the genome of Choloepus didactylus isolate mChoDid1 chromosome 2, mChoDid1.pri, whole genome shotgun sequence encodes:
- the LOC119526505 gene encoding antigen-presenting glycoprotein CD1d-like isoform X1, producing MRYLPFLLLWGLPQVWRSSKGEWNEGARVLQENFPLRCLQISSFANSSWTRTDATAWLGELQTHSWHNDSDTIRLLRPWSQGNLSDQQWEDLQHIFWVYRRSITRDIQDFVRILHLTYPVEVQVSAGCEVLPGSVSKSFLHVAYQGKDLLSFQGTSWKPAPGTLPGVQTVINVLNQDKGIVETVQWLLNDTCPRFVSGLLEAGKSELEKQVKPEAWLSSGPSPGPGRLLLVCHVSGFHPKPVWVMWMRGEQEQPATQRDDVLPNADGTWWLRVTLDVAAGAAAGLSCRVRHSSLGGQDIILYWGDGRHTSVGLIILAVLVFLVLIVGLTVWCRKYRFYEGIP from the exons ATGAGGTACCTGCCGTTTCTGCTGCTCTGGGGGCTCCCCCAAGTTTGGAGAAGTTCTAAAGGCGAGTGGAACGAGGGTGCCCGAG TTCTGCAAGAGAATTTCCCCCTCCGCTGCCTCCAGATCTCCTCCTTCGCCAACAGCAGCTGGACGCGCACAGACGCCACCGCGTGGCTTGGAGAGCTGCAGACCCACAGTTGGCACAATGACTCGGACACCATCCGCTTACTGCGGCCCTGGTCCCAGGGCAATTTAAGCGACCAGCAGTGGGAGGATCTGCAGCATATATTTTGGGTTTATCGAAGAAGCATCACCAGGGATATTCAGGATTTCGTCAGAATACTGCATTTAACCT ATCCCGTTGAGGTCCAGGTGTCTGCTGGCTGTGAGGTGCTACCTGGGAGTGTCTCAAAAAGCTTCTTACATGTAGCATATCAAGGAAAAGATCTCCTGAGTTTCCAAGGAACTTCATGGAAGCCTGCTCCAGGGACCCTACCTGGGGTCCAGACAGTCATTAATGTGCTCAACCAGGACAAAGGGATTGTGGAAACAGTGCAGTGGCTCCTCAATGACACCTGCCCCCGATTTGTCAGTGGCCTCCTTGAAGCAGGGAAGTCAGAACTGGAAAAGCAAG TGAAGCCTGAGGCCTGGCTGTCCAGCGGCCCCAGCCCTGGTCCTGGCCGTCTGCTGCTGGTGTGCCACGTCTCAGGATTCCACCCTAAGCCTGTGTGGGTGATGTGGATGCGGGGTGAGCAGGAGCAGCCGGCCACTCAGCGAGACGATGTCCTGCCCAATGCTGACGGGACATGGTGGCTCCGGGTGACCCTGGATGTGGCAGCTGGGGCGGCGGCTGGCCTGTCCTGCCGAGTGAGGCACAGCAGCCTAGGAGGCCAGGACATCATCCTCTACTGGG GAGATGGGAGACACACCTCCGTGGGCTTGATCATCTTGGCAGTACTGGTGTTCCTTGTGCTCATTGTAGGCTTAACCGTGTGGTGTAGGAAGTACCG CTTCTATGAAGGCATCCCGTGA
- the LOC119526505 gene encoding antigen-presenting glycoprotein CD1d-like isoform X2 — MGSRADPVEVQVSAGCEVLPGSVSKSFLHVAYQGKDLLSFQGTSWKPAPGTLPGVQTVINVLNQDKGIVETVQWLLNDTCPRFVSGLLEAGKSELEKQVKPEAWLSSGPSPGPGRLLLVCHVSGFHPKPVWVMWMRGEQEQPATQRDDVLPNADGTWWLRVTLDVAAGAAAGLSCRVRHSSLGGQDIILYWGDGRHTSVGLIILAVLVFLVLIVGLTVWCRKYRFYEGIP; from the exons ATGGGATCCCGGGCAG ATCCCGTTGAGGTCCAGGTGTCTGCTGGCTGTGAGGTGCTACCTGGGAGTGTCTCAAAAAGCTTCTTACATGTAGCATATCAAGGAAAAGATCTCCTGAGTTTCCAAGGAACTTCATGGAAGCCTGCTCCAGGGACCCTACCTGGGGTCCAGACAGTCATTAATGTGCTCAACCAGGACAAAGGGATTGTGGAAACAGTGCAGTGGCTCCTCAATGACACCTGCCCCCGATTTGTCAGTGGCCTCCTTGAAGCAGGGAAGTCAGAACTGGAAAAGCAAG TGAAGCCTGAGGCCTGGCTGTCCAGCGGCCCCAGCCCTGGTCCTGGCCGTCTGCTGCTGGTGTGCCACGTCTCAGGATTCCACCCTAAGCCTGTGTGGGTGATGTGGATGCGGGGTGAGCAGGAGCAGCCGGCCACTCAGCGAGACGATGTCCTGCCCAATGCTGACGGGACATGGTGGCTCCGGGTGACCCTGGATGTGGCAGCTGGGGCGGCGGCTGGCCTGTCCTGCCGAGTGAGGCACAGCAGCCTAGGAGGCCAGGACATCATCCTCTACTGGG GAGATGGGAGACACACCTCCGTGGGCTTGATCATCTTGGCAGTACTGGTGTTCCTTGTGCTCATTGTAGGCTTAACCGTGTGGTGTAGGAAGTACCG CTTCTATGAAGGCATCCCGTGA
- the LOC119526503 gene encoding LOW QUALITY PROTEIN: T-complex protein 1 subunit zeta-like (The sequence of the model RefSeq protein was modified relative to this genomic sequence to represent the inferred CDS: inserted 1 base in 1 codon; substituted 1 base at 1 genomic stop codon), which produces MVTVKTLNPKAEVAQAQAALAVNISTAQGLQDVLRTNLGPKGTMKIFVSGAGDIKLTKDGNVLLHEMQIQHPTASLIAKVATAQDDITGDGTTSNVLIIGELLKQADLYISESLHPRIITEGFEAAKEKALQFLEQIKLSKEMDRETLMDVTRTSLHTKVHAELADVLTQAGVDSILAIRKQNEPIDLFMVEIMEMKHKSETDTSXIRGLVLDHGARHPDMKKRVEDAYILTCNVSLEYEKTEVNSGFLYKSAEEREKLVKAERKFIEDRVKKIIVMKQKVCGDSDKGFVVINQKGIDPFSLDAFAKEGTVALQRAKRRNMERLXACGGVALNSLDDLNPDCLGHIGLVYEYTLGEEKFTFIEKCNSPRSVTSLVKGPNKHTLTQIKDAIRGGLRVVKNAIDDGCVVSGVGAVEAAMAEALVKYKPSIKGRAQLEIQAFADALLIIPKVLAQNSGFDLQETLVKVQAEHSESGQLVGVDLNTGEPVVAAEVGIWDNYCVKKQLLHSCTVIAMNILLVDEIMQAGMSSLKG; this is translated from the exons ATGGTGACGGTGAAGACCCTGAACCCCAAGGCTGAGGTGGCCCAAGCCCAAGCAGCGCTGGCGGTCAACATTAGCACGGCACAAGGGCTGCAGGACGTGCTGAGGACCAACCTGGGGCCTAAGGGCaccatgaaaatatttgtttctgGTGCTGGGGACATCAAGCTTACTAAAGATGGCAATGTGCTGCTTCATGAAATGCAAATTCAACACCCAACAGCCTCCTTAATAGCAAAAGTAGCAACAGCCCAGGATGACATAACTGGTGATGGTACCACTTCCAATGTCCTAATTATTGGAGAGCTACTGAAGCAAGCAGATCTCTACATTTCTGAAAGTCTTCATCCCAGAATAATAACAGAAGGATTTGAAGCTGCAAAGGAAAAGGCACTTCAGTTTTTGGAACAAATCAAACTAAGCAAAGAGATGGACAGAGAAACACTTATGGATGTGACCAGAACATCTCTACATACTAAAGTTCATGCTGAACTTGCTGATGTCTTAACACAGGCTGGAGTGGACTCCATTTTGGCCATTAGAAAACAAAACGAACCTATCGACCTTTTCATGGTTGAGATCATGGAGATGAAACATAAATCTGAAACTGATACAAGCTGAATCAGAGGGCTTGTTTTGGATCATGGGGCAAGACATCCTGATATGAAAAAGAGAGTAGAAGATGCATACATCCTCACATGCAATGTGTCATTAGAGTATGAAAAAACAGAAGTGAACTCTGGCTTTTTATATAAGAgtgcagaagagagagagaaactagtaaaagctgaaagaaaattcATTGAAGacagagttaaaaaaataatagtaatgaaaCAGAAAGTCTGCGGTGATTCAGATAAAGGATTTGTTGTCATTAATCAAAAGGGAATTGACCCCTTTTCCTTAGATGCTTTTGCAAAAGAAGGCACAGTAGCTCTGCAACgagctaaaaggagaaatatggAGAGGC ACGCTTGTGGTGGAGTAGCTCTAAATTCTTTGGATGACCTAAATCCTGACTGTTTGGGGCATATAGGCCTTGTCTATGAGTATACATTGGGAGAAGAGAAGTTCACCTTTATTGAGAAATGTAACAGTCCTCGTTCTGTCACTTCATTGGTGAAAGGACCAAATAAGCACACACTCACTCAAATCAAAGATGCAATAAGAGGTGGCCTGAGGGTTGTCAAAAATGCTATTGATGATGGCTGTGTGGTTTCAGGTGTTGGTGCAGTGGAAGCGGCAATGGCAGAAGCTCTTGTTAAATATAAGCCAAGTATAAAGGGCAGGGCCCAACTTGAAATCCAAGCATTTGCAGATGCATTGCTCATTATTCCCAAGGTTCTTGCTCAGAACTCTGGTTTTGACCTTCAGGAAACACTAGTAAAAGTACAAGCAGAACATTCAGAATCAGGTCAACTTGTAGGTGTGGACTTAAACACAGGTGAGCCAGTGGTAGCAGCAGAAGTAGGCATATGGGATAACTATTGTGTAAAGAAACAGCTTCTGCACTCCTGCACTGTGATTGCCATGAACATTCTTCTGGTTGATGAGATCATGCAAGCTGGAATGTCTTCTCTAAAAGGTTGA